A single Bacteroidales bacterium DNA region contains:
- a CDS encoding glycosyl hydrolase 53 family protein, producing MKLLAIITLISILFLAGCKPPSDAEFGSVSRVASGKPVSVMLTSYSTTLLADGRDETRLRIAVTDSLEREITTATDSIRIYVTGKGKIIHNDGSELSYRMDTTGQEYALCQLKDGICNLLFRTGTEPDRVKVEARAEGMWPGSHEIHTIPADVVMMKPTSEQCPPTAKPIDRMIGADISFLPQLEDRGTTFTENGVQKDALLLLQGHGFNYIRLRIFVDPAHEKGYAPGKGYCGLDYTLAMARRIEDAGMKLLLNFHYSDYWADPQQQYKPHTWEKLDFESLKDSVKTYTSNVIRALQQQGTLPAVVQVGNEINHGMLWPEGYISRPDQLAELLKAGVEGVNAVDRGIPVMMHIALGGQNEEAVFWLDNMIARGVEFDIIGLSYYPRWHGTLEDLRNNLLDLARRYHKPLNVVEYSVFKKEVHDIVFSLPDALGKGACIWEPLNWRSGLFNQNEEVTDLFAVYDEINRKYLNDE from the coding sequence ATGAAATTACTCGCCATTATTACCCTGATCAGTATCCTTTTTCTTGCTGGATGCAAGCCTCCGTCCGATGCTGAATTCGGCTCTGTAAGCCGCGTCGCATCAGGCAAGCCCGTATCTGTGATGCTGACCAGTTACAGCACGACCCTTCTTGCTGATGGCCGGGATGAGACCCGTCTTCGCATCGCCGTCACCGACAGCCTTGAACGTGAAATCACCACTGCAACGGATTCCATCAGGATCTATGTGACAGGGAAAGGCAAGATCATCCATAATGATGGCAGCGAACTTTCATACCGTATGGATACGACCGGACAGGAGTATGCACTTTGTCAGCTGAAGGATGGAATCTGTAACCTCCTGTTCAGAACAGGTACCGAACCCGACAGGGTCAAGGTTGAAGCAAGGGCGGAAGGTATGTGGCCCGGCAGTCACGAGATTCATACCATACCTGCTGATGTTGTTATGATGAAGCCGACTTCGGAGCAATGTCCGCCCACTGCAAAACCAATCGACCGGATGATCGGTGCGGATATATCCTTTCTGCCCCAGCTGGAGGATCGGGGAACGACATTTACAGAAAACGGGGTACAAAAAGATGCCCTTTTGCTGTTGCAGGGCCATGGGTTCAACTATATCCGTCTGCGTATCTTTGTCGATCCCGCGCATGAAAAAGGCTATGCTCCCGGTAAGGGCTACTGCGGGCTTGACTATACCCTTGCCATGGCGCGCCGGATTGAGGATGCAGGAATGAAGCTGCTGCTGAACTTCCATTACAGCGACTACTGGGCCGATCCTCAACAGCAATACAAGCCCCACACCTGGGAAAAACTGGATTTTGAATCGCTGAAAGATTCAGTAAAGACCTATACTTCGAATGTTATCCGTGCGCTTCAGCAGCAGGGTACGCTGCCTGCCGTGGTACAGGTGGGCAATGAGATCAACCACGGCATGCTCTGGCCCGAGGGGTATATCAGTCGTCCGGATCAGCTGGCAGAACTTCTGAAAGCAGGGGTGGAAGGTGTGAATGCCGTTGATCGCGGCATCCCCGTCATGATGCATATTGCCCTGGGAGGACAGAATGAGGAAGCCGTGTTCTGGCTGGATAACATGATCGCACGCGGTGTTGAATTTGACATCATCGGACTCTCCTATTACCCGCGCTGGCACGGCACCCTGGAAGATCTCCGGAATAACCTGCTCGACCTGGCCCGGCGGTACCATAAACCCCTGAACGTGGTCGAATACTCTGTATTTAAGAAAGAGGTGCACGATATCGTTTTCAGCCTTCCCGATGCATTGGGCAAGGGCGCCTGCATCTGGGAACCGCTCAACTGGCGAAGCGGACTGTTCAATCAAAATGAGGAGGTTACGGACTTGTTCGCGGTGTACGATGAAATCAACAGGAAGTATTTGAATGACGAATAG